One region of Streptomyces leeuwenhoekii genomic DNA includes:
- the cas7c gene encoding type I-C CRISPR-associated protein Cas7/Csd2: MTSPHLDPNRKMDFVFLLEARDSNPNGDPDAGGMPRTDPVSGQGLITDVALKRKIRNTVALLNEEEKKPGYDIYVEAGVALNSQHERAYAADAAGSEASQMDAQQWMCRTFFDVRMFGAVMTTGQKNRQAGRVRGPVQLTFSRTVDPITPLELGITRVAPTKSEDLEKKTTEMGSKHIVPYGLYRGEGHFSAPLAGRTGVTSDDLAMFWRAFTLMFDHDRAAARGELNLRGLYVFTHDDKFGRAPARQLLDRVTVKGPGDATARAFSDYQVDVHQADLPEGVSLTTLIG; the protein is encoded by the coding sequence ATGACCAGCCCTCACCTCGACCCGAACCGCAAGATGGACTTCGTCTTCCTCCTCGAAGCCCGTGACAGCAACCCCAACGGCGACCCGGATGCCGGCGGCATGCCTCGCACCGACCCCGTCTCCGGACAGGGCCTGATCACCGATGTCGCCCTCAAGCGGAAGATCCGCAACACCGTCGCCCTCCTCAACGAGGAGGAGAAAAAGCCCGGCTACGACATCTACGTCGAAGCTGGCGTCGCCCTCAACAGCCAGCACGAACGCGCCTACGCCGCTGACGCCGCCGGCTCCGAGGCCAGCCAGATGGACGCACAGCAGTGGATGTGCCGCACCTTCTTCGACGTCCGAATGTTCGGCGCCGTCATGACGACCGGACAGAAGAACCGCCAGGCCGGCCGCGTCCGCGGCCCCGTCCAGCTCACCTTCTCCCGCACGGTCGACCCGATCACCCCCCTCGAATTGGGCATCACCCGCGTCGCCCCCACCAAGAGCGAAGACCTCGAGAAAAAGACCACCGAGATGGGCTCCAAGCACATCGTCCCCTACGGCCTCTACCGCGGCGAAGGCCACTTCAGCGCCCCCCTCGCCGGCCGCACCGGCGTCACCAGCGACGACCTCGCCATGTTCTGGCGCGCCTTCACCCTCATGTTCGACCACGACCGCGCCGCGGCCCGCGGCGAACTCAACCTCCGGGGCCTGTACGTCTTCACCCACGACGACAAATTCGGCAGGGCCCCCGCCCGCCAGCTCCTCGACCGCGTCACCGTCAAGGGACCCGGCGACGCCACCGCCCGCGCCTTCAGCGACTACCAGGTCGACGTCCACCAAGCCGACCTGCCCGAAGGCGTCTCGCTCACCACCCTGATCGGATGA
- a CDS encoding helix-turn-helix domain-containing protein, producing MSRDHVQSTERPATAAGAPVGDGAATDRRPAGPGEVSAGGPGGFGPARAGTAAADGAASGARDTNGAAGSTETPFLELLARGASADAYEQPVLLARAEGRPAERIAALEHAKLLALRVRSELEGRRRREAELSALFETAHDLAGLRDVDAVLRAIVQRARSLLGTDVAYLSLNDPARGDTYMRVTEGSVSARFQQLRLGMGEGLGGLVAQTARPYVTDDYFKDGRFQHTPTIDVAVRDEGLVAILGVPLMLGHHVIGVLFAADRRARVFEREQIALLGSFAALAAAAIDTANLLTETRSALAGLERANEIIRDRSAVIERASDVHDRLAELVLRGGGVHDVAAAVSEVLDGTVEFTEAGAAPADALEASRTEGHAVRHGDDWIAAVTAGGEQLGALVLRGHPGLDPVDQRTLERAAMVTSLLLLARRSAAEAEQRVRGELLDDLLDARDRDPRLLRDRARRLDADLGTTHTVLAARLDGPATDADQEADARRRLWAAASHLAATRHGLAAARDGGTVLLLPLGPAQTATEVARRTARHLGAAVHEAVTVGASAPVEDPAAHPDAVATAYAEARRCLEALRLLGRSGDGAAAEDFGFLGLLLAGDGDIAGFVHRTIGEVVAYDERRGTELLRTLEAYFACGMSPARTKNELHVHVNTVAQRLERVGRLLGDDWQSPARALEIQLALRLHRLSAPAPR from the coding sequence ACGGCGCCGCCACGGACCGCAGGCCCGCCGGTCCGGGGGAGGTCTCGGCGGGCGGTCCCGGCGGCTTCGGTCCCGCCCGCGCGGGCACGGCCGCGGCGGACGGGGCGGCGAGCGGCGCGAGGGACACGAACGGAGCCGCGGGGAGCACCGAGACGCCCTTCCTGGAGCTGCTGGCCCGAGGGGCGTCCGCCGACGCCTACGAGCAGCCGGTGCTGCTCGCCCGCGCCGAAGGCCGGCCGGCCGAGCGGATCGCCGCGCTGGAACACGCCAAACTGCTCGCCCTGCGGGTGCGCTCGGAGCTGGAGGGACGGCGCCGCCGGGAGGCCGAACTGTCCGCCCTCTTCGAGACCGCCCACGACCTGGCCGGACTGCGGGACGTGGACGCGGTCCTGCGGGCGATCGTGCAACGCGCCCGCTCCCTGCTCGGCACGGACGTGGCCTACCTCAGTCTCAACGACCCGGCCCGGGGCGACACCTACATGCGCGTGACCGAGGGATCGGTCTCGGCCCGCTTCCAGCAGCTACGCCTGGGCATGGGGGAGGGCCTGGGCGGCCTCGTCGCCCAGACCGCCCGCCCCTACGTCACCGACGACTACTTCAAGGACGGCCGCTTCCAGCACACGCCCACCATCGACGTCGCCGTACGCGACGAGGGGCTGGTGGCCATCCTCGGCGTCCCCCTGATGCTCGGGCACCACGTCATCGGCGTGCTGTTCGCCGCCGACCGGCGGGCCCGGGTCTTCGAGCGGGAGCAGATCGCCCTCCTCGGTTCCTTCGCCGCCCTCGCCGCAGCGGCCATCGACACCGCGAACCTGCTCACCGAGACCCGCTCCGCCCTGGCCGGCCTGGAACGGGCCAACGAGATCATCCGGGACCGCAGCGCCGTCATCGAACGCGCCTCCGACGTCCACGACCGCCTCGCCGAACTGGTCCTGCGCGGCGGCGGAGTGCACGACGTGGCCGCCGCGGTCTCCGAAGTCCTCGACGGCACCGTCGAGTTCACCGAGGCCGGCGCCGCACCGGCCGACGCCCTGGAGGCGTCCCGCACCGAGGGGCACGCGGTGCGCCACGGCGACGACTGGATCGCAGCCGTCACCGCGGGCGGCGAACAGCTCGGCGCGCTCGTGCTGCGCGGCCACCCCGGACTCGACCCGGTCGACCAGCGCACCCTGGAACGGGCCGCGATGGTCACCTCGCTCCTGCTGCTCGCCCGCCGCTCCGCCGCCGAGGCCGAGCAACGCGTCCGGGGCGAGCTGCTCGACGACCTGCTCGACGCCCGCGACCGCGACCCGCGGCTGCTGCGCGACCGCGCCCGGCGGCTGGACGCCGACCTCGGCACCACCCACACCGTGCTCGCGGCCCGCCTCGACGGCCCCGCGACCGACGCCGACCAGGAGGCGGACGCCCGCCGCCGCCTGTGGGCCGCCGCCTCCCACCTCGCCGCCACGAGACACGGCCTGGCCGCCGCCCGCGACGGCGGCACCGTCCTGCTGCTGCCCCTCGGCCCGGCCCAGACCGCCACCGAGGTGGCCCGCCGCACCGCCCGGCACCTGGGCGCGGCCGTCCACGAGGCGGTCACCGTCGGCGCCTCCGCCCCGGTCGAGGACCCGGCGGCCCACCCCGACGCCGTGGCCACCGCCTACGCGGAAGCCAGGCGCTGCCTGGAGGCCCTGCGGCTGCTCGGCCGCTCCGGGGACGGCGCCGCCGCCGAGGACTTCGGCTTTCTGGGTCTCCTCCTGGCCGGGGACGGCGACATCGCGGGCTTCGTCCACAGGACCATCGGCGAGGTCGTCGCCTACGACGAACGCCGGGGAACGGAACTGCTGCGCACCCTGGAGGCGTACTTCGCCTGCGGCATGAGCCCCGCCCGCACCAAGAACGAGCTCCATGTCCACGTGAACACGGTGGCACAGCGCCTGGAACGCGTCGGCCGTCTCCTGGGCGACGACTGGCAGAGCCCCGCCCGCGCCCTGGAGATACAGCTCGCCCTGCGCCTGCACCGCCTGTCGGCACCGGCACCGCGCTGA
- a CDS encoding CRISPR-associated endonuclease Cas3'': MAGVLYAHSLSGVSGVRHTLEDHLRGSAALARRFGEVFGAGELAEYLALVHDVGKGACAWQDGLRAVEARGGGGRVGVGHKHAGTVLAERYTQLACAAVVFGHHGGLPDLERLRDELHKGRPGGSEAARVQEAIRAVEGIVPEIHRSSRIALPGWLFDLPRREQRLGFDLLVRMLFSCVVDADYLDTSAHFTGAAVRVGEPVDMAALVERYEVRRKRYLAGRESSPVDALRQSVYERACAVAAGETGVYVLQVPTGGAKTMAAGAFALRHAAQHGKRRVVLAVPFISITEQNAAVYRDLLDPEDADGGSAVVLEHHSAVDLDLEGAGFGELAEEQREALRQRARTAKLAAENWDAPFVVTTTVRLFESLFSHRPSQMRRLHNLAGSVIVLDEVQALPDRLLAPILSGLRGLVDHFGATVLLVSATQPSFWELSAWKGLERKAVIDDPAALFDALRRVKYEWRTGQDVTLESIAREAATHPQVLTVVGTTRDAARFHRHLQAAFAQGVVLHLSTRMTGAHRREVIAQIRELLGRGEPVQVVSTSLIEAGVDVDFPRAYRAWAPPESLQQAAGRCNRDGRLPSGTVIVFDPADGGRPRSDEYRIAVQTGEQFFGPHPLVAPDDLDALHQYYQRRYSYQQGGDPEAGLGAHIEKLRRALDFPKVDREFQMIEDEHSVPVVVIRDEHDREQIEDAVAQLTDPSRPCGPEALRSLQQHTASLPKREADAALRCGLAVPVTGDLLLWHGAYHEQRGLDPDEPESLDTYGVV, from the coding sequence GTGGCGGGTGTGTTGTATGCGCACAGCTTGAGTGGTGTCTCGGGGGTGCGGCACACGCTGGAGGACCACTTGCGTGGTTCGGCTGCGTTGGCGCGGCGTTTCGGGGAGGTGTTCGGGGCCGGGGAGTTGGCGGAGTATCTGGCCTTGGTGCACGACGTGGGCAAGGGGGCGTGTGCGTGGCAGGACGGGCTCCGGGCCGTCGAGGCGCGTGGAGGTGGGGGGAGGGTGGGGGTTGGGCACAAGCATGCCGGCACGGTGCTGGCGGAGCGGTATACGCAGTTGGCGTGTGCGGCGGTGGTGTTCGGGCATCACGGCGGGCTTCCGGACCTGGAGCGGCTGCGGGACGAGTTGCACAAGGGCCGTCCGGGTGGTTCGGAGGCTGCGCGGGTTCAGGAGGCGATCCGCGCTGTGGAGGGGATCGTTCCGGAGATTCACCGCTCGTCGCGGATCGCTCTGCCCGGCTGGCTGTTCGACCTGCCGAGGCGGGAGCAGCGCCTCGGATTCGACCTGCTGGTGAGAATGCTGTTCTCCTGTGTCGTGGACGCGGACTACCTCGACACGTCCGCCCACTTCACGGGTGCGGCGGTGCGGGTGGGGGAGCCGGTGGACATGGCGGCGCTGGTGGAGCGCTATGAGGTCCGGCGTAAGCGGTACCTGGCGGGGCGGGAGTCCTCGCCGGTGGATGCGCTGCGGCAGTCGGTGTATGAGCGGGCGTGCGCGGTGGCGGCTGGTGAGACGGGCGTGTATGTGCTCCAGGTCCCCACCGGTGGGGCGAAGACCATGGCCGCGGGCGCCTTCGCGCTGCGGCACGCGGCACAGCATGGCAAGCGCCGTGTCGTTTTGGCGGTGCCGTTCATCTCGATCACGGAGCAGAACGCGGCCGTGTACCGGGACCTGCTCGACCCCGAGGACGCCGACGGCGGGTCGGCGGTGGTGCTTGAGCATCACAGTGCGGTGGACCTCGATCTGGAGGGGGCTGGGTTCGGCGAGCTGGCCGAGGAGCAGCGCGAGGCGTTGCGGCAGCGTGCCCGGACGGCGAAGCTGGCGGCGGAGAACTGGGATGCGCCGTTCGTGGTGACCACCACGGTCAGGCTGTTCGAGTCCCTCTTCTCACACAGGCCGTCGCAGATGAGGCGTCTGCACAACCTGGCTGGCTCGGTGATCGTCCTGGACGAGGTGCAGGCGCTGCCGGACCGTCTTCTCGCGCCGATCCTGAGCGGGCTGCGGGGGCTGGTGGATCACTTCGGGGCCACGGTGCTGCTGGTCTCGGCGACCCAGCCGTCGTTCTGGGAGCTGTCGGCGTGGAAGGGGCTGGAGCGGAAAGCGGTCATCGACGACCCGGCGGCGCTGTTCGACGCTCTGCGCAGGGTGAAGTACGAGTGGCGGACGGGGCAGGACGTCACTCTGGAGAGCATCGCCCGGGAGGCGGCCACGCACCCGCAGGTGCTGACGGTGGTCGGCACGACCAGGGACGCAGCCCGTTTCCACCGTCACCTTCAAGCCGCCTTTGCCCAGGGTGTGGTGCTGCATCTGTCGACACGGATGACCGGCGCCCACCGCCGGGAGGTGATCGCACAAATCCGTGAACTGCTCGGCCGGGGGGAGCCGGTCCAGGTGGTGTCGACCAGTCTGATCGAGGCGGGTGTGGACGTCGACTTCCCACGCGCGTACCGGGCGTGGGCGCCGCCGGAGTCTCTGCAGCAGGCGGCAGGACGCTGCAACCGCGACGGACGCCTGCCCTCCGGCACCGTGATCGTCTTCGACCCCGCAGACGGCGGCCGGCCGCGCAGCGACGAGTACCGCATCGCGGTGCAGACCGGGGAACAGTTCTTCGGACCGCATCCGCTCGTCGCTCCGGACGATCTCGACGCACTGCACCAGTACTACCAGCGGCGATATTCGTACCAGCAGGGCGGAGACCCGGAAGCGGGGCTGGGAGCGCACATCGAAAAGCTGCGACGCGCCCTTGACTTCCCCAAGGTGGACCGCGAGTTCCAGATGATCGAAGACGAGCACAGTGTCCCGGTGGTCGTCATCCGAGACGAGCATGACCGGGAGCAGATCGAAGACGCCGTCGCACAGCTGACGGATCCATCCCGGCCCTGCGGCCCGGAGGCGCTGCGCAGCCTCCAGCAGCACACGGCCTCCCTGCCCAAGAGGGAAGCCGACGCCGCGCTGCGCTGCGGGCTGGCCGTCCCGGTGACGGGCGACCTGCTGCTCTGGCACGGCGCCTACCACGAGCAGCGCGGCTTGGACCCCGACGAGCCGGAGAGCCTCGACACATACGGCGTGGTGTGA
- a CDS encoding MFS transporter: MSSPATAPPAPSNLKRIVAASLIGTTIEWYDFFLYGSAAALVFNKLFFPDSDPLVGTLLSFLTYAVGFAARPLGALVFGHYGDRLGRKKLLVLSLLLMGGATFAIGLLPTHATIGTAAPVLLTVLRLVQGFALGGEWGGAVLLVSEHGDARRRGFWASWPQTGAPAGQLLATGVLSLLTALLSDEAFGDWGWRIPFLLSGVLVIVGLWIRLSVDESPVFQQALERAEAKSAQDERTPLVSVLRYHWRDVLVAMGARMAENISYYVITAFILVYATTSADVSKQTALNAVLIASAVHFAVIPAWGALSDRIGRRPVYLLGAAGVGLWMFPFFALIDTGEFGSLLLAVTVGLVLHGAMYAPQAAFFSEMFATRMRYSGASIGAQFASVAAGAPAPLIATALLSDYDSSTPISLYVIAAAVLTVVAVAAGKETRHRDLAEVASGAGTAPAASRKEDARAR; this comes from the coding sequence ATGTCGTCGCCCGCGACCGCTCCCCCAGCCCCGTCCAATCTCAAGCGCATCGTCGCCGCCAGCCTCATCGGGACCACCATCGAGTGGTACGACTTCTTCCTGTACGGTTCCGCCGCAGCGCTCGTCTTCAACAAGCTGTTCTTTCCCGATTCCGATCCGCTGGTCGGCACGCTGCTGTCGTTCCTCACGTACGCCGTCGGGTTCGCTGCCCGGCCCCTGGGCGCCCTGGTGTTCGGGCACTACGGCGACCGGCTCGGGCGTAAGAAGCTGCTGGTGCTGAGTCTGCTGCTGATGGGCGGGGCGACCTTCGCGATCGGGTTGCTGCCCACGCACGCGACCATCGGGACCGCCGCGCCCGTGCTGCTGACCGTGCTGCGACTGGTCCAGGGGTTCGCGCTCGGTGGTGAGTGGGGCGGGGCGGTGCTGCTGGTGTCGGAGCACGGGGACGCGCGGCGGCGCGGGTTCTGGGCCTCCTGGCCGCAGACCGGCGCGCCCGCGGGGCAGTTGCTGGCGACGGGTGTGCTGTCCCTGCTGACCGCCCTCCTGTCGGACGAGGCGTTCGGCGACTGGGGCTGGCGGATCCCGTTCCTGCTCTCCGGGGTCCTGGTGATCGTCGGTCTGTGGATCCGTCTGTCCGTCGACGAGTCGCCCGTGTTCCAGCAGGCTCTGGAGCGCGCCGAGGCCAAGTCCGCGCAGGACGAGCGGACGCCGCTCGTCTCCGTGCTGCGGTACCACTGGCGCGACGTGCTGGTCGCGATGGGCGCCCGTATGGCGGAGAACATCAGCTACTACGTCATCACCGCCTTCATCCTCGTCTACGCCACCACCTCGGCCGACGTCTCCAAGCAGACGGCGCTGAACGCGGTGCTGATCGCCTCCGCCGTGCACTTCGCGGTCATCCCGGCCTGGGGCGCGTTGTCGGACCGGATCGGCCGGCGTCCGGTGTATCTGCTGGGCGCGGCCGGGGTGGGCCTGTGGATGTTCCCGTTCTTCGCGCTGATCGACACGGGGGAGTTCGGCAGCCTGCTCCTGGCGGTGACCGTGGGCCTGGTGCTGCACGGGGCGATGTACGCGCCGCAGGCGGCGTTCTTCTCCGAGATGTTCGCCACGCGGATGCGGTACTCCGGGGCCTCCATCGGAGCCCAGTTCGCCTCGGTCGCCGCGGGCGCCCCGGCGCCGCTGATCGCCACCGCGCTGCTGTCCGACTACGACAGCTCCACCCCGATCTCCCTGTACGTGATCGCCGCGGCCGTGCTGACCGTCGTCGCCGTGGCCGCGGGGAAGGAGACCCGCCACCGGGACCTTGCCGAGGTCGCGTCCGGCGCCGGCACCGCACCGGCCGCGTCCCGGAAGGAGGACGCCCGCGCCAGGTGA
- the cas4 gene encoding CRISPR-associated protein Cas4 has translation MTVTSRQRGEADPAQVPLSALEHYTYCPRQCGLILLEDSFTDDAATVRGTLLHQRVDTPGNRGRGTVRTLHALPVWHDGHGLTGICDTVELHADGTVLPVEHKSGRYHPGGPADVQVAAQAMCLEYMFKQPVTTAAIYSGTDRRRHTVTVDEALRTRVLDATNAVRNLLSHNHTLPPPVADSRCRRCSMATDCMPKLLTGTHRYQQALHDLYLIDHTQDDDE, from the coding sequence ATGACCGTCACATCCCGCCAGCGCGGAGAGGCAGACCCGGCCCAGGTCCCCCTCTCCGCCCTGGAGCACTACACCTACTGCCCACGCCAGTGCGGGCTGATCCTCCTTGAAGACTCCTTCACCGACGACGCGGCCACCGTGCGCGGCACCCTCCTCCACCAGCGCGTCGACACCCCCGGCAACCGCGGCCGCGGCACCGTGCGCACCCTCCACGCCCTGCCCGTCTGGCACGACGGCCACGGGCTGACCGGAATCTGCGACACCGTCGAACTGCACGCAGACGGCACCGTCCTCCCCGTCGAACACAAATCGGGCCGCTACCACCCCGGCGGCCCCGCCGACGTCCAGGTCGCCGCCCAGGCCATGTGCCTGGAGTACATGTTCAAACAACCGGTCACCACAGCAGCTATCTACTCCGGCACTGACCGGCGACGCCACACCGTCACCGTCGATGAGGCCCTCCGCACCCGCGTCCTCGACGCGACGAACGCCGTCCGCAACCTCCTCAGCCACAACCACACGCTCCCACCCCCCGTTGCCGACAGCCGCTGCCGACGCTGCTCCATGGCCACCGACTGCATGCCGAAACTCCTCACAGGCACCCACCGCTACCAGCAGGCCCTGCACGACCTGTACCTCATCGACCACACCCAGGACGACGACGAGTGA
- the cas5c gene encoding type I-C CRISPR-associated protein Cas5c, with protein sequence MAVRTAPASADRRGNGGWTFPDLVVEVSGPLACFTRPELKVERVSYPVMTPSAAVGVLEAIFWKPEMAYVITAIEVLKPIEWTKIRRNEVKSVISATEVAALRKTPGRRYDVENDRDQRNSMLLRDVHYRIRAQILRAPHAADVPEQKYRDQLRRRVDKGACFCEPYLGCREFSASFGPQTDARPIDRDEELGVMLHSIVHPVSGGEQYRWFHAQLHQGVMLVPVAPLGADKVAMPASSAWRADGSGTGR encoded by the coding sequence ATGGCCGTGCGCACGGCCCCTGCCTCAGCTGATCGCCGGGGCAACGGCGGATGGACGTTTCCCGATCTGGTGGTGGAGGTGTCCGGGCCGCTGGCCTGCTTCACCCGGCCCGAGCTGAAGGTGGAGCGGGTCTCGTATCCGGTGATGACTCCGTCGGCCGCGGTGGGGGTGCTGGAGGCGATCTTCTGGAAGCCGGAGATGGCGTACGTCATCACGGCGATCGAGGTGCTGAAGCCGATCGAGTGGACGAAGATCCGGCGCAACGAGGTGAAGTCCGTGATCAGCGCCACGGAGGTCGCCGCGCTGCGCAAGACCCCCGGGCGCCGCTACGACGTCGAGAACGACCGCGATCAGCGCAACAGCATGCTTCTGCGCGATGTGCACTACCGGATCCGCGCGCAGATCCTGCGTGCTCCGCACGCTGCGGACGTGCCCGAGCAGAAGTACCGTGATCAGCTGCGCCGGCGCGTCGACAAGGGCGCCTGTTTCTGCGAGCCGTATCTCGGCTGCCGGGAGTTCAGCGCTTCCTTCGGGCCGCAGACGGACGCCCGGCCGATCGACCGCGACGAAGAGCTCGGCGTCATGCTGCACTCCATCGTCCATCCCGTTTCCGGCGGGGAGCAGTACCGCTGGTTTCACGCGCAGCTGCACCAGGGCGTGATGCTGGTGCCCGTCGCCCCGCTGGGCGCGGACAAGGTCGCCATGCCGGCTTCGTCCGCGTGGCGTGCCGACGGCTCCGGCACGGGGCGGTGA
- the cas1c gene encoding type I-C CRISPR-associated endonuclease Cas1c, whose protein sequence is MTTELLNTLYVQTQGTDLRLDQDTLRIHLPDTPGRRTLPLRRLNGIVVYGHVNLSTELITRCAQDRRPITWMSRGGRYLARLDGAVHGNVLLRHAQHQRYNDTDTRLGIARNIVAGKIRNSRWILLRAARDAAPARRKHIRNAAKDLAEAIDKLGAAESIDIVMGTEGQAARNYFAALPHILSPTTDLPPFTHRNRRPPTDPVNAALSFTYGLLRSLVHGAVEQVGLDPYLGFLHGLRPGKPALALDLMEEFRPVLADRFTLTQFNRRQLRASHFNHLSGGAVSLTDDGRKELIAAWQEWKTQTWDHPIAGRAVPAGLLPVIQARLLARHLRGEFPGYLPWTAA, encoded by the coding sequence GTGACCACCGAACTCCTCAACACCCTCTACGTCCAAACCCAAGGCACCGACCTGCGACTGGACCAGGACACCCTCCGTATCCACCTCCCCGACACCCCGGGACGCCGCACACTGCCCCTGCGACGGCTCAACGGCATCGTCGTCTACGGCCACGTCAACCTCTCCACAGAACTCATCACCCGCTGCGCACAGGACAGGCGACCCATCACCTGGATGAGCAGAGGCGGCCGCTACCTGGCCCGCCTCGACGGCGCCGTCCACGGCAACGTCCTTCTCCGACACGCCCAGCACCAACGTTATAACGACACCGACACACGCCTCGGCATCGCCCGGAACATCGTGGCCGGCAAAATCCGCAACAGCCGGTGGATTCTGCTCCGAGCCGCCCGTGACGCCGCACCCGCCCGCAGGAAACACATTCGCAACGCCGCCAAAGACCTCGCCGAGGCTATCGACAAACTCGGCGCTGCAGAGTCCATCGACATCGTCATGGGCACAGAAGGCCAGGCAGCACGGAACTACTTCGCCGCCCTCCCCCATATCCTGAGCCCCACCACCGACCTGCCGCCCTTCACCCACCGCAACCGACGCCCGCCCACCGACCCCGTCAACGCGGCGCTCTCCTTCACCTACGGCCTCCTCCGCAGCCTCGTCCACGGTGCCGTCGAACAGGTCGGCCTCGACCCGTACCTCGGGTTCCTCCACGGCCTCCGCCCCGGAAAACCGGCCCTCGCCCTGGACCTGATGGAAGAATTCCGCCCTGTCCTCGCCGACCGCTTCACCCTCACACAGTTCAACCGTCGACAACTACGGGCCAGCCACTTCAACCACCTCAGCGGTGGCGCCGTAAGCCTCACCGATGACGGCCGCAAAGAACTGATCGCAGCCTGGCAAGAATGGAAGACCCAGACCTGGGACCACCCCATCGCCGGCCGAGCAGTACCCGCCGGCCTCCTCCCAGTCATCCAGGCCCGCCTCCTCGCGCGCCATCTGAGAGGCGAATTCCCCGGCTATCTCCCCTGGACGGCCGCCTGA
- the cas8c gene encoding type I-C CRISPR-associated protein Cas8c/Csd1, producing the protein MLLHRLIEYAARAEADGELPPSYYRPKRIQWILQLNADGTEADFVSLREKPLETTAPYAYRSGTMPPPYLMVDTAQYVLALPKQAPGKPVTERAAEEGRRRRDAYADLLLAWADAAPDDPYAMVVRTFVTTGVLHRLEAPKEMTAADNIALVAHGNTWLHQLSSVREAWANSVRSRKSGKNAAGLCLVCGKEGELLSTIPESIKSGAIPTAGRGRDAQLVSINASAQGRGGALQLVNTPVCERCGGRAMAALNLLLTSDTNRRRATDSVTVWWTREPADDLFDTLDTPTDAVVARLLTSLHEHPDPATAERIDPNAYYALTLGLNNARAVVLDWLDIPVERLRNHLGAWFAHHRVYDGWNHTYRYFPLWRLALAAGRWDAKANKYAPGSAPKGLEQELLHAALTRDPVPARLLPYLLQRIRADRHVDPPRIALLRLALHPNRKDHQVTAPADRLDPAQLDPGYLCGRVFAVLEAIQYAALPDVKATIGDKFFGTAMTAPAAVIKTLRLGAAAHLKRLRRDNKAAYNALSRRLAEAFAAFDRHEGIPSMLTTEQQAKFVLGYEQQRAADFAAKAAHKKNKDQAAHDAAAEAG; encoded by the coding sequence ATGCTCCTGCACCGTCTGATCGAGTACGCGGCGCGCGCCGAGGCGGACGGCGAGTTGCCGCCGTCGTACTACCGGCCCAAGCGGATCCAGTGGATCCTGCAGCTCAACGCGGACGGAACCGAGGCCGACTTCGTCTCACTGCGTGAGAAGCCGCTGGAGACGACCGCCCCGTACGCCTATCGGTCCGGGACGATGCCGCCGCCGTACCTGATGGTGGACACGGCCCAGTACGTTCTCGCTCTGCCCAAGCAGGCCCCGGGCAAACCGGTGACCGAGCGAGCTGCCGAGGAGGGCCGGCGCCGTCGCGACGCCTACGCCGACCTCCTGCTGGCCTGGGCGGATGCGGCACCGGACGACCCGTACGCCATGGTGGTACGCACGTTCGTCACCACGGGTGTCCTGCACCGGCTCGAGGCACCAAAGGAGATGACGGCCGCCGACAACATCGCCCTGGTGGCGCACGGCAACACCTGGCTGCATCAGTTGTCCAGTGTCCGCGAGGCGTGGGCGAACAGCGTACGGTCCCGCAAGTCCGGCAAGAACGCCGCCGGTTTATGCCTGGTCTGTGGGAAGGAAGGGGAACTGCTCAGTACCATCCCCGAAAGCATCAAATCGGGGGCCATCCCCACCGCGGGCCGGGGCCGCGATGCCCAGCTCGTCTCCATCAACGCCTCGGCGCAGGGACGAGGCGGCGCCCTGCAGCTGGTCAACACGCCCGTGTGCGAGCGGTGCGGCGGACGGGCCATGGCCGCCTTGAACCTGCTGCTCACCAGCGACACGAACCGCCGACGCGCCACCGACTCGGTCACCGTGTGGTGGACACGCGAGCCGGCCGACGACCTCTTCGACACGCTGGACACCCCCACCGATGCCGTGGTGGCCCGGCTCCTCACCTCGCTGCACGAGCACCCGGACCCGGCCACCGCCGAACGGATCGACCCCAACGCCTACTACGCCCTGACCCTGGGCCTCAACAACGCCCGGGCCGTCGTCCTGGACTGGCTGGACATCCCCGTCGAACGGCTCCGCAACCACCTCGGCGCCTGGTTCGCACACCACCGCGTCTACGACGGCTGGAACCACACCTACCGCTACTTCCCGCTGTGGCGCCTCGCCCTGGCCGCAGGCCGCTGGGACGCCAAGGCGAACAAGTACGCCCCCGGCAGCGCCCCCAAGGGCCTGGAGCAGGAACTGCTGCACGCGGCCCTGACCCGCGATCCAGTCCCGGCCCGCCTCCTGCCCTACCTCCTGCAGCGCATCCGCGCGGACCGTCACGTCGACCCCCCGCGCATCGCCCTGCTGCGCCTCGCGCTCCACCCGAACCGGAAGGACCACCAGGTGACCGCCCCCGCCGACCGCCTCGATCCCGCCCAGCTCGACCCCGGCTACCTGTGCGGGCGCGTCTTCGCCGTCCTCGAAGCCATCCAGTACGCGGCACTGCCGGACGTGAAGGCCACCATCGGCGACAAATTCTTCGGCACCGCCATGACCGCGCCGGCCGCCGTGATCAAAACGCTGCGGCTGGGCGCCGCCGCCCATCTCAAACGGCTGCGCCGCGACAACAAGGCTGCCTACAACGCGCTCAGCAGGAGGCTGGCCGAGGCGTTCGCCGCCTTCGACCGCCACGAGGGCATCCCCAGCATGCTCACGACCGAGCAGCAGGCCAAGTTCGTCCTCGGCTACGAACAGCAGCGCGCCGCGGACTTCGCAGCCAAGGCCGCGCACAAGAAGAACAAGGACCAGGCCGCCCACGACGCCGCCGCCGAGGCCGGGTAA